A single Inediibacterium massiliense DNA region contains:
- the pstC gene encoding phosphate ABC transporter permease subunit PstC codes for MKIYEKWIEIFLFVCATIATLSVFLITFFIFKEGMPMIKSYGLFSFVFGKDWSPTNGQYGAFPMIVGSISVTLGALVIGIPAGITCAVFLAEIAPKSIVRIFKPAIELLAGIPSVVYGLFGLSILVPFIRVYILPIVQKFNADAYTSGYSILAGSIVLAIMILPTIVSISENAIRSVPDEYKAGSLALGATHFETITKVILPAAKSGIIASVVLGMGRAVGETMAVILITGNMPKVPGGILDSVSTLTGTIAMEMGYATPTHQKALFATGILLFVFIMLLNMTATFTMKRMGAK; via the coding sequence ATGAAAATATATGAAAAATGGATCGAAATCTTTTTATTTGTTTGTGCCACCATAGCAACCTTATCAGTTTTTTTAATTACTTTTTTTATTTTCAAAGAAGGAATGCCTATGATTAAAAGTTATGGATTATTTTCCTTTGTATTTGGGAAAGATTGGAGCCCTACAAATGGACAATATGGAGCATTTCCTATGATTGTAGGCTCTATATCCGTTACACTAGGAGCATTAGTGATTGGAATTCCAGCGGGAATTACTTGTGCAGTATTTTTAGCAGAAATTGCACCGAAATCGATTGTAAGGATTTTCAAACCCGCTATTGAGTTGTTAGCAGGTATTCCATCTGTTGTATATGGATTATTTGGACTTTCTATATTGGTACCTTTTATTAGAGTATATATATTACCTATTGTACAAAAATTTAATGCTGATGCTTATACATCTGGATATAGTATTTTGGCAGGATCAATCGTACTAGCTATTATGATTCTACCAACTATCGTAAGTATTTCAGAAAATGCTATAAGATCAGTACCAGATGAGTATAAAGCAGGATCACTAGCTCTAGGGGCAACTCATTTTGAAACTATTACAAAAGTTATTCTTCCAGCAGCTAAATCAGGAATCATAGCATCTGTAGTTTTAGGAATGGGTAGAGCGGTAGGAGAGACTATGGCAGTTATATTAATCACTGGGAATATGCCAAAAGTTCCAGGCGGAATATTAGATTCAGTTTCTACACTAACAGGAACCATTGCCATGGAAATGGGTTATGCAACCCCTACTCATCAAAAGGCTTTATTTGCTACAGGAATCCTCCTCTTTGTATTTATTATGCTTTTAAATATGACAGCAACTTTTACCATGAAGAGAATGGGGGCGAAATAA
- the pstA gene encoding phosphate ABC transporter permease PstA, which produces MVVHTKVHTPNVLFKKNKLNIKEKIVSIWIYAIAFLTILALLSIIGYILINGIKHLNLEFFIQEPKSMGREGGIFSVIVGTIYLTVVSIGIATPIGVCAAIYSTEYAKENKFVKLIRFGTETLAGIPSIIFGLFGFVFFVIFLGFRWSILSGGLTLAMMILPTLIRTTEESIKTVPRSFREGSLALGATKWQTIVKVVLPSSISGILTGLILGIGRAVGETAAVMLTAGSSLGVPTSILDPTRTMSVHLYLLASEGLSKEKTFATASVLIILVLCINFLSNVVVNKFIKNTKVS; this is translated from the coding sequence ATGGTAGTTCATACAAAAGTTCATACACCAAATGTATTGTTTAAAAAAAATAAATTAAATATAAAAGAAAAAATTGTATCTATATGGATTTATGCGATAGCTTTTCTTACAATTTTAGCGTTATTATCTATTATTGGTTATATACTCATAAATGGAATCAAACATTTAAATCTTGAGTTTTTTATTCAAGAGCCAAAAAGCATGGGAAGAGAAGGTGGAATTTTTTCAGTTATTGTAGGAACAATTTATTTAACAGTAGTATCTATTGGAATTGCAACACCTATAGGAGTTTGTGCAGCTATTTATTCAACAGAATATGCAAAAGAAAATAAGTTTGTAAAATTGATTCGGTTTGGAACAGAAACTTTAGCAGGAATTCCATCTATTATATTTGGATTGTTTGGATTTGTATTCTTTGTTATTTTTTTAGGATTTAGGTGGTCTATTTTATCAGGTGGACTCACTCTAGCTATGATGATTTTGCCAACTCTCATTCGAACAACGGAGGAATCCATCAAAACTGTGCCGAGATCATTTAGGGAAGGAAGTTTAGCACTAGGTGCTACAAAATGGCAAACTATAGTAAAAGTAGTTCTTCCAAGTAGTATATCAGGAATTTTAACAGGACTTATTTTAGGAATTGGAAGGGCTGTAGGAGAAACGGCAGCAGTGATGCTTACAGCAGGAAGCTCATTAGGAGTTCCTACTTCTATACTAGATCCTACGAGAACTATGTCGGTGCACTTATATTTATTGGCATCTGAAGGACTATCTAAAGAAAAGACTTTTGCTACAGCATCAGTACTCATTATATTGGTTTTATGTATCAATTTTTTATCTAATGTAGTTGTCAATAAATTTATAAAGAATACAAAAGTTTCATAG
- the pstB gene encoding phosphate ABC transporter ATP-binding protein PstB: MSNVKIRVKDLQLYYGEFHALMDINMDVMENKVTALIGPSGCGKSTFLRTLNRMNDLIDHVKIKGNVFIDEMDIYDSSCDLIHLRKRVGMVFQKPNPFPKTIYENIAYGPKIHGIKEKSVLDEIVEKSLKKAALWEEVKDRLNKPALGLSGGQQQRLCIARCLAVEPDVILMDEPTSALDPISTLKVENLLEELKKDYTIVIVTHNMQQAGRVSDYTSFFLNGEIIETDLTDNIFSKPRDKRTEDYITGRFG, from the coding sequence ATGAGCAATGTAAAGATTCGTGTCAAAGATCTCCAACTGTACTATGGAGAATTTCATGCACTTATGGATATTAATATGGATGTTATGGAAAATAAGGTTACAGCTTTAATAGGACCTTCAGGTTGTGGAAAATCAACTTTTTTAAGAACTTTAAATAGGATGAATGACTTGATAGATCATGTGAAAATTAAAGGAAATGTATTTATAGATGAAATGGATATTTATGATTCTTCATGTGATTTAATACATTTAAGAAAAAGAGTAGGAATGGTTTTTCAAAAACCAAATCCTTTTCCGAAAACAATTTATGAGAATATTGCATATGGACCTAAGATTCATGGAATAAAGGAAAAATCAGTATTAGATGAAATTGTAGAAAAAAGTTTAAAGAAGGCTGCACTTTGGGAGGAAGTAAAGGATAGATTAAACAAGCCTGCTTTAGGATTATCAGGAGGGCAACAGCAAAGACTTTGTATTGCTAGATGCTTAGCAGTAGAACCAGATGTTATTTTAATGGATGAGCCAACTTCCGCATTAGATCCTATTTCTACTTTAAAGGTTGAAAATTTATTAGAGGAATTGAAAAAAGATTATACCATTGTTATTGTTACTCATAATATGCAGCAAGCAGGAAGGGTATCAGATTATACATCTTTTTTCTTAAATGGAGAAATTATAGAGACTGACCTTACAGATAATATATTTTCAAAACCAAGAGATAAAAGAACTGAAGATTATATTACTGGAAGATTTGGTTAA
- a CDS encoding IS110 family transposase, with amino-acid sequence MKLFVGIDVSSEKLDTCFLTSEDQILLEVSLPNNVVGASKIKEHISHFTDLIQYDRIIIGMEATSIYSFHPSTFLAEDCELKSLGVEVVVMNPKAIHRFKGLFEEDKTDKIDAYRIADFLRFDRFNTSLIKEEQYMALQRLTRSRYQLIGQLTEMKQHFLENIYYKCNTLTKEIDTSVFGTTMMDLVTDSMTLEDIANMSLEDLAAILQEKGRGRFSNPEKLAKSLSKAIRDSYRLGKVMQNSVDVILASYAMMIKTIKKQIKELDKAIQQLFEILPESKSLLSVPGIGPVYAAGIIAEIGQIQRFENEAKIAKYAGLYWKRKQSGNFESERTTMTKTGNHYLRYYLIEAANSLMRNEPVYREYYLKKYHEVPKHQHKRALVLTARKFVRMVDVLLRNHQLYAPERSV; translated from the coding sequence ATGAAATTATTTGTTGGTATTGATGTTAGTTCTGAAAAACTTGATACTTGTTTTCTCACCAGTGAAGATCAAATTTTACTAGAAGTTTCTCTACCCAATAATGTTGTTGGTGCTAGTAAAATCAAAGAACATATTAGCCATTTCACTGATCTAATTCAGTATGATCGTATTATAATCGGTATGGAAGCAACTTCTATTTACAGCTTTCACCCTTCAACTTTTCTAGCAGAAGACTGTGAGCTTAAGTCTTTAGGAGTCGAAGTTGTTGTTATGAATCCTAAGGCTATACATCGGTTTAAAGGCCTATTTGAAGAAGATAAAACCGATAAAATAGATGCTTATCGTATTGCTGACTTTCTTCGCTTTGATCGTTTCAATACTTCCTTGATTAAAGAAGAACAATATATGGCTTTACAAAGATTAACTAGATCACGTTACCAGCTCATTGGCCAATTGACTGAAATGAAGCAACATTTTTTAGAAAATATTTATTACAAGTGTAATACCCTCACTAAAGAAATTGATACATCTGTCTTTGGTACAACCATGATGGACTTAGTAACCGACTCTATGACTCTTGAAGACATCGCCAATATGTCTTTAGAGGATTTGGCTGCTATTTTACAAGAAAAAGGCCGTGGTCGATTTAGCAATCCTGAAAAGCTTGCGAAATCACTTTCAAAAGCCATTAGAGACTCTTATCGACTAGGAAAAGTCATGCAAAATTCAGTCGATGTTATTTTGGCTTCATATGCTATGATGATTAAAACCATAAAAAAACAGATCAAAGAACTTGATAAAGCAATTCAGCAATTATTTGAAATTTTACCTGAATCCAAATCATTGCTTAGTGTTCCAGGCATTGGACCAGTTTATGCTGCTGGCATAATAGCCGAAATTGGTCAAATTCAACGCTTCGAAAATGAAGCCAAAATTGCCAAGTATGCAGGTCTTTACTGGAAGCGAAAACAATCTGGTAATTTTGAATCTGAAAGAACTACAATGACTAAAACAGGGAATCATTACCTTCGCTATTACTTGATTGAAGCTGCCAATTCACTTATGCGTAATGAACCTGTTTATAGAGAATACTATCTCAAGAAATATCATGAAGTTCCTAAGCATCAACATAAAAGAGCTCTCGTCCTTACTGCAAGAAAATTTGTGCGCATGGTGGATGTGCTGCTACGCAATCACCAACTTTATGCACCAGAAAGGAGTGTATAA
- the phoU gene encoding phosphate signaling complex protein PhoU — MPRLQLSHELQKLHNDLLKLGSMTEEAILDSIKSLKDQDNILAQKVIDFDKNINILEEAIEDKCIKLIATQQPMAIDLREICSILRLIADLERMADHAEDIAKITIKLSGEKYMKSLIDIPRMADLATHMVKRSLDAFVKKDIALAKETWALDETVDEIYKQVYRELLTYMLEDPKKITQSTYFLFICSHIERIADYAKNVCEKVVYIQTGNYNMKMD; from the coding sequence ATGCCAAGATTACAATTATCTCATGAACTACAAAAACTTCATAATGATTTATTAAAGTTAGGGAGTATGACAGAAGAAGCTATATTAGACAGCATTAAATCGTTAAAAGATCAAGACAATATTCTTGCTCAAAAGGTAATTGATTTTGATAAAAATATTAATATATTAGAAGAAGCTATAGAAGACAAATGTATAAAATTAATTGCAACTCAACAACCTATGGCTATTGATTTAAGAGAGATCTGTTCTATATTAAGACTCATTGCAGATTTAGAGAGAATGGCAGACCATGCTGAAGATATTGCCAAAATAACTATTAAATTATCAGGAGAAAAATATATGAAGTCTCTTATAGATATCCCTAGGATGGCAGATTTAGCTACTCATATGGTAAAAAGATCATTAGATGCTTTTGTAAAAAAAGATATTGCTTTGGCTAAAGAAACTTGGGCTTTGGATGAAACAGTAGATGAAATTTATAAGCAAGTGTATAGAGAACTATTAACTTATATGTTAGAAGATCCTAAAAAAATCACTCAATCTACCTATTTTTTATTTATTTGTTCTCATATAGAAAGAATTGCGGACTATGCAAAAAATGTGTGTGAAAAGGTAGTGTATATTCAGACGGGTAATTATAATATGAAGATGGATTAA
- a CDS encoding YIEGIA family protein, with protein sequence MGKFSVQIMVALFMGLLARIYMIRIDQRQYPSYPQGLISHLTLGVIASSLGAVALPSLLQKEYSAVTFLALAAQQFRDVRNMERQSLDNIEGTELVPRGTAYIEEIAKAFEARNYMVIITSLTTSIFFYIGQKMKFPIYGQIFLGVLTGMIMAAILKRVLKRQLVEEIAEVKPAKIHFEGPLLMVNDVVIMNIGLKGSRKIYEEVGIAVEIIPHDANGRETLANLGQRQAIAHNTAVQLGIRKDVDEPDFTPMLRRNPNNGNIVFSLIPMEPDIDLLVEAVKRTPVLETAKRKPLESKKGTAENNQLKGEL encoded by the coding sequence ATGGGAAAATTTAGTGTTCAAATTATGGTAGCTCTATTTATGGGACTTTTGGCTAGAATATATATGATTAGAATTGATCAAAGACAATATCCAAGCTATCCACAAGGATTGATTTCTCATTTAACATTAGGAGTGATTGCATCATCTTTAGGAGCAGTGGCATTACCATCTTTACTTCAAAAAGAATATAGTGCAGTTACTTTTTTAGCATTAGCTGCTCAACAATTTAGAGATGTTAGAAATATGGAAAGACAGAGTCTTGACAATATTGAAGGCACAGAGTTAGTACCTAGAGGAACAGCATACATTGAAGAAATTGCAAAAGCCTTTGAAGCAAGAAATTATATGGTAATCATTACATCTCTTACTACGAGCATATTTTTTTATATAGGCCAAAAAATGAAATTTCCTATTTACGGGCAAATTTTTTTAGGAGTTTTGACAGGAATGATTATGGCAGCTATATTAAAAAGAGTATTAAAAAGACAGTTGGTCGAAGAAATTGCAGAAGTTAAACCTGCCAAAATACATTTTGAAGGACCCCTTCTTATGGTAAATGATGTAGTGATTATGAATATAGGACTAAAAGGTTCTAGAAAAATATATGAAGAGGTAGGAATAGCTGTAGAAATTATTCCTCATGATGCCAATGGAAGAGAGACTTTAGCAAATCTAGGACAAAGACAAGCTATTGCACATAATACGGCTGTTCAGCTTGGAATAAGAAAAGATGTAGATGAGCCTGATTTTACTCCTATGCTTAGAAGAAATCCTAATAATGGAAATATTGTATTCTCTCTTATTCCTATGGAACCTGATATAGATCTTTTAGTAGAAGCAGTCAAAAGAACACCAGTTTTAGAAACTGCAAAAAGAAAACCTTTAGAATCTAAAAAAGGAACAGCAGAAAATAATCAATTGAAAGGAGAACTTTAA
- a CDS encoding capping complex subunit for YIEGIA, translated as MDFGIKDNIVAIVTTDKNMISTTTVPVFYANSQEQQEKTALLVAKVTMGMVHDLENGSYVIVKH; from the coding sequence ATGGATTTTGGAATTAAAGATAATATTGTTGCAATTGTCACTACAGATAAAAATATGATTTCTACTACAACTGTACCTGTTTTTTATGCCAATTCACAAGAACAACAAGAAAAAACTGCTCTTTTGGTTGCAAAAGTTACAATGGGTATGGTTCATGATTTAGAAAATGGTTCTTATGTCATTGTGAAGCATTAA